A stretch of DNA from Curtobacterium sp. MCBD17_035:
CGACCAGGTGCGTCAGCAGACGCGTCGACGGCCCGACACCGAGGACGAGCAGACCCGTCGCCATCGGGTCGAGGGTCCCGGCGTGCCCGATCTTGCGGATGCCGAAGCGTCGGCGCGCGATCGAGACCGACCGGTGGCTGGAGATGCCGCCCGGCTTGTCGACGAGGAGGATCCCGTTGGGGGCCGGTTCGAGCACCGGGAAAGGGTAGCAGCGCCGGCGCTCAGCCGACGTCGCGCAGGTCGCCTCCGGCTAGCACGCGTCCGCCCAGTTCCGCCGCGGGTGCTCGGGGTCCGTCACGTCGAGGACGGCCGACGCAGCACCCTTCGGGTCGTCCTGACGGACGTACGTGGTGAACGGGTCGTCGGCGCGCGGCTCGGACCGATCGTCGCGCTCGACCCACAGGGACCAGCGCCAGAGGGACCGCACGGACCGCGACAGCAGGCGCTTCCCCGTGACGACGAGGATCCCGGGGTCGGTGCCGATCGTCCGGAAGGGATCGACGACCTCGGCTCGGAGGCCATCGGCATCCGTCGAGGACGCCGCGGCGTGCATGGCCTTGACCCCCTGCTGCTCGAGTGCCGCGACGAGGCTCGCTGCGACGCGCTCCAGGTCGACGCCCGGCCCGCCGTCGACCGCGATCACCGTCCGAGCGGCGCCCGCGTTGTGCGCGACCTCCGTCGCGATCGCCTGCATGGTGTCGGTCTCCTGCGGTGCCCATCGTGCCATCGCTCCACCGTAGGCTCTCCTGGTGGTCCCCGTTCCGCGCCCCGAGCACCCCTCGGACGTCTCCCCAGACGTCGCCGCCCGGGAGGCCCGACCCGGCCCCGACATCGCGACCCCGCTCATCGCGTGGTTCCGCCAGCACGGCCGCGACCTCCCGTGGCGACGACCCGGGTTCCCCGCCTGGGGCACGATGGTGAGCGAGATCATGCTCCAGCAGACACAGGTCGCACGGGTCGTCCCACGGCTCGAGGCGTGGCTCGCGCGCTGGCCGACGCCAGCCGCCCTCGCCGCCGACCCGCCGTCCGAGGCGGTCCGTGCCTGGGACCGGCTGGGCTACCCGCGACGCGCGCTCGCGCTGCACGCCGCGGCGACCGCCATCGTCGACCGACACGAGGGCGTCGTCCCATCGGACGTCGACGCCCTCCTCGCGCTCCCCGGCATCGGCGACTACACGGCGCGGGCGATCGCGGTGTTCGCCTTCGGGCTGCGCCACCCGGTCGTCGACGTCAACGTCCGCCGGGTCCTCGCCCGGGCGCTGCTCGGGCAGGCCGAGCCGGGGCCGGCGAACGCTCGACGTGACCTGCCGCTGATGGCTGCGGTGCTGCCTCCCGATCTCGAGGACGCGGCTGCGACGAACGCGGCGGTCATGGAGCTCGGCGCGCTCGTGTGCGTCGCGAAGCGGCCCGCATGCGACGTGTGCCCGATCTCCGATCGATGCCGGTGGCGCGCGCAGGGGCACCCCGCGCACGACGGCCCGCGGGCGCCCCGGCAGTCGCGGTTCGCCGGGAGCGACCGACAGGTCCGCGGGCTGATCATGGCCGAACTCCGGGCCAGCGACGTCCCGGTGACCCTGGACGAGATCGCGATGGTGTGGCCCGACGCCGAGCAGCGCGACCGCGCGCTCCGATCGCTGGTGCGGGACGGGCTCGCCGTCGGGTCCGACGCCGTCGGCTACTCGCTGCCCGGGTCCGCCTGACGGGTGACGACGTCGGCCGAGTGCTCGTCGTCGTCCTCGTCGTCGTGTCGGTACGGGTCGGCGTCGCCCGCGTAGGACGCGGCGGACGCCTGTGCCCGCGCCGCGGCGTCGCGGTCACGCGCCTCGGCGAGCAACGCGTCGATGTGCGCAGCGTTCTCCGGCACGGCGTCGGCGATGAACTCGAGGGTCGGGGTCAGCCGAGCGGTGATGTTCTTGCCGACCTCGCTGCGGAGCATGCCGGTCGCGGACTTCAGCGCCGCCGCGGTGTCCTGCCGCTCCTCGTCCGAGCCGTACACGGTGTAGAAGACGGACGCGTGCTGCAGGTCGCCGGTCACCTGGACGTCCGTGATCGTGACGAATCCGAGACGCGGGTCACGGATGCCCTTGTCCAGCCGCCTGGCGACGATCTCCTGGATGCGGTCCGCCATCTTGCGGGCGCGCTGTGGGTCGGCCATGGGGTCCTCCTGGTGGTGTGGGAACGAGGGCGGGGCCCCGCCGGGACGCGGTGTGCGTCCCGGCGCGGCCCCGCCGGACGAGCGGACTCAGCCGCGCGGCTTCTCGACCATCTCGATGGTCTCGATCTCGTCGCCGATCTGGATGTCGTTGTACTTGCCGAGACCGACGCCCGCCTCGAAGTCCGTCCGGACCTCGGTGACGTCGTCCTTGAACCGGCGCAGCGACTCGATGGCGAGACCGTCGGCGAGCACGACGCCGTCACGGATGACGCGCGCCTTGGCGTTGCGCGTGATCGTGCCGGACCGGACCACCACACCGGCGATGTTGCCGAACTTCGACGAACGGAACACCTCGCGGATCTCCGCCACACCCGACTGGACCTCTTCGAACTCGGGCTTGAGCATGCCCCGCAGGGACTGCTCGATGTCCTCGAGTGCCGAGTAGATGACCGAGTAGAAGCGGATGTCCACACCCTCGCGAGCGGCACGTTCCCGTGCCTTCGTGTCGGGGCGGACGTTGAACCCGATGATGATCGCGTTGTCGACCGTCGCGAGGTTGACGTCCGACTCCGTGACCGCACCGACACCGCGGTGGATGATCCGGAGCTGGACGCTCTCGTCGACCTCGATCTTGAGCAGCGACTCCTCGAGCGCCTCGACGGCACCGGAGACGTCACCCTTGATGATGAGGTTGAGCGCGTCGACCTTGCCCTCTTCGAGTGCACGGGTGAAGTCCTCGAGCGAGATGCGCTTGCGGGCCTTGGCCAGCTGGGCGTTGCGCTCGACGGCCTCGCGCTTCTCGGCGATCTGGCGGGCCGTGCGATCCTCCTCCGTCACCAAGAAGGTGTCACCGGCACGCGGCACGCTCGACAGACCCTGCACCTGCACGGGACGACTCGGCGTCGCGGCCTCGACCGCGTTGCCGTTCTCGTCCATCATCGCGCGGACGCGGCCGTAGGCGGTGCCCGCGACGATCGCGTCGCCGACGTGCAGCGTCCCGGACTGGATGAGCACGGTCGCGACCGCACCGCGTCCCTTGTCGAGACGCGCCTCGATGGCGACACCGCGGGCGTCCTTGTCGGGGTTGGCACGGAGATCGAGTCCCGCGTCGGCCGTGAGCAGCACGGCCTCGAGCAGGGCATCGATGTTCGTGTTGTTCCGCGCGGACACGTCGACGAACATGACGTCGCCGCCGTACTCCTCGGCCACGAGCCCGTACTCGGTGAGCTGCTGGCGGACCTTGGCGGGGTTCGCGCCTTCCTTGTCGATCTTGTTCACCGCGACCACGATCGGCACGTTCGCCGCCTGGGCGTGGTTCAGGGCCTCGACCGTCTGCGGCATGATGCCGTCGTCGGCCGCGACCACGAGGATCGCGATGTCCGTCACCTGGGCACCACGGGCACGCATGGCGGTGAACGCCTCGTGACCCGGGGTGTCGATGAACGTGATCGGGCGCTCGATGCCCTCGTGCTCGGAGATGACCTGGTACGCACCGATGTGCTGCGTGATGCCGCCGGCCTCACCCGCGACGACGTTCGCGTTCCGGATCGCGTCGAGCAGGCGGGTCTTGCCGTGGTCGACGTGACCCATGACCGTGACGACCGGCGGACGGGCGACGAGGACCGAGTCGTCCTCGTCGTCGAGCTCGGCGTCGAGGTCGATGTCGAAGCCCTCCAGGAGCTCCTTGTCCTCGTCCTCCGGCGAGACGATCTGGATCTTGTAACCGAGCTCCTCGCCGAGGACCTCGAAGGTCGCCTCGTCCAGCGACTCGGTCGCGGTCGCCATCTCACCGAGGTGGAACAGCACCGTCACGAGGTTGCCGGGGCTCGCGTCGATCTTGTCCGCGAAGTCCGAGATGCTCGCACCACGACGCAGCCGGACGACCGTGTTGCCGTCACCGCGCGGGACCTGCACGCCGCCGATCGACGGCGCCTGCCGCATCTCGTACTCGGCGCGCTTCGTCCGCTTCGACTTGCGAGCGCGGCTCTTGCCGCCACCACGACCGAACGCACCAGCGGTGCCACCACCCGGACCACGGCCACGACCGCCACCGCCGGCCGGACGCGCGGGTCCGAAGCCAGGGCGCTGGAATCCGCCACCGGCACCGGCTCCGGCACCACCGGGACGCTGGAAGCCACCGCCCTGGCCGCCACGGCCGGGCCCACCCGGACGCTGGCCGAAGCCGTTCGGACGCGCACCCTGACCGGGCCCACCCGGACGCGGAGCACCGGGCCGGGGAGCGCCCGGACGCGGCGGCTGCGGACGCGGGATGCCACCCGTACCGCCACCCGGACGCGGCATGCCCTGGTTCTGCGAGAACGGGTTGTTGCCGGGGCGGGGCGGGCGCGAGCCCATGCCCTGACTCGACGAGTAGGGGTTGTTGCCCGGGCGCGCGCCGCCCGGCTTCGGGCCGGGGCGTGCGGCGCCCGGCTTCGGCGCCGTCGACGATGCGGCACCGTCGACCTTGTCGGCCTGGTTCTTCTGCGCCTGGGCCTTCTGGGCGGCCTCGGCCTGCGCCTGCCGCTCGGCCACCGACATGGGGGCGGCCGGACGCGGCGCGTCGTTCACCGAGGGCTGCTCCGCTTCGACGGGCGCGGCGGGCGCGGGTGCCGGTGCAGCGGGGCGCGGTGCCTGCGGGCGCGGCGCGGCCTTCGGTGCCGCCGGCTTGGTCGCCGACGACGACGTCGCGCCGGATGCCTCGAGCGCCGCGCGGAGCTTGCGGGCGACGGGCGGCTCGATGCTCGAGCTCGGGCCCTTGACGAACTCGCCGAGCTCCTTGAGCTTCTCGAGCGCGGTCTTGCTGTCGACACCGAGCTCGCTGGCGATCTCGTGTACGCGTGGTTTTGCCACTGTTCTCCTTCTCGGGTCCCACCCGAGAAGGGTGGGACTCACTGAGTGATGGGTCTCATTTCGAGCCGCTCATCAGTTGTCCATAAGCCGTTCAGCCTGTTCTGTCGTGTCGAGGTCCCGTACCGGGTCCTGGCCCGACCGGAGTCGTTCCAGGTACTCGCGGACCGCCGACGTGTCCGGTTCACGATCCAGCCGCAGCGCGCGTCGGAAGGCCCGACGCGAGACGGCCAGCTCGTACGCATCGACCGTCGGGGTGATCCACGCGCCCCGGCCTGGCATGACTGCCTTCGGATCCACCACGACGCGGTCGCCACGGGCGACGACTCGGAGGAGGGAGGATCGGGGTGCACGGCGACGACTGCCGATGCACGTTCTGACGGGTTCCACTCTACTCCCTGCCTCGGACGGACGCGATCCCGGCACGCCAACGAGGCGGTGCGGTCAGCGAACGACCGCGCGCGCTCCGCATCCGGCGCTCAGTCGCCCTCGAGGATGGAGTCCGGCTGGATGTCGATCCGGGCACCGGTCAGCTTCGCCGCGAGGCGGGCGTTCTGCCCCTCTTTCCCGATGGCGAGCGAGAGCTGGTAATCCGGGACGAGGGCGCGGACCGCCTTGGTGGACTTGTCGATCACGAACGAACTCGTGACCTTCGCCGGGGACAGGGCGTTGCCCACGAAGGTCGCGAGGTCCGGCGAGTAATCGACGATGTCGATCTTCTCGGCCCCGAGCTCGTTCGTGACCGAACGGACGCGCTGGCCGAGCTCCCCGATGCACGCACCCTTGGCGTTGACGCCGGGCTCGTTCGCCTTGACCGCGATCTTCGTGCGGTGACCTGCCTCGCGCGCCATGGACACGATCTCGACCACGCCCGACGCGATCTCGGGGACCTCGAGCGCGAAGAGCTTGCGGACGAGACCCGGATGCGTCCGGGACACGGTGATCTGGGGGCCCTTGTGTCCCTTGCCGACACTCGTCACGTACACGCGGAGCCGCTGACCGTGCGGGTAGGTCTCGCCAGGGACCTGCTCCTCGGGCGGGAGGATGGCCTCGATCGTGCCGAGGTCGACGTGCACCATGCGTGGGTTCGGCCCCTGCTGCACGACGCCGGCGACGATGTCACCCTCTTTTCCACGGAACTCGCCGAGGACCTTGTCGTCGCCGATGTCCCGGAGCCGCTGGTTGATGACCTGCTTGGCCGCGAACGCCGCGATACGACCGAAGTCGTTCGTCTCGTCGACGGACTCACCGACGACGGTGCCGTCGTCGTCACGCTCGGGGACGTAGACACGCACCTGGCCCGACTTGCGGTCGAGCTCCACCCGCGCCTGCGGGTCGGCCGGCTCACCGTTCTCGGCTGCGTGCTTCTGGTACGCGGTGAGGATGGCCTGCTCGATGATGGTGACGAGTTCGTCGAACGGGATCTCCCGCTCCCGTTCCATGAGCCGCAGCACCGCGAGATCGATCTGCATCGAGGGCCTCCAGTATTCAGATGATGGGAACCCCGCGCTCGGACACCGCGCGGAAGGCGGCGTCCAGGATAGCGCACGTCGACCGCCCGCCGGCGCCGCACTTCCTGTCCGACGACCGGGAGGCACGACGCAGGCCCGTCGATCCGGACCGGATCGAGTGGACGGCGCGATCAGATCGCGCGCACGGCCGCGAGCACCTCGGCGACCGGGACCTCGCGACGCTCCCCCGCTGCACGGTCCCACAGCTCCACCACGCCGTCGCCCGCGTTCCGGCCCGCGACGACGACCACCGGGACACCGATGAGCTCGGCGTCACCGAACTTGACACCCGGCGACACCTTCGGCCGGTCGTCGTACAGGACGTCCATCCCGGCGTGCTCGAGCTCGGCGATGATGCCCGACGCGACGTCGTAGGCCACCTGGTCCTTGCCCGTGGCCACGACGTGGACATCGAAGGGGGCGACGTCCTTCGGCCAGACGAGCCCACGGTCGTCGTTGTGCGCCTCGGCGAGGATCGCCATGATGCGCGTGATGCCGATCCCGTAGGAACCCATCGTCACCGTGGCGAGCTTGCCCCGCTCGTCCTGCACCTTGAGACCGAGCGCCTCGGCGTACTTGCGCCCGAGCTGGAACACGTGCCCGATCTCCATGCCGCGCGCCGTCTCGAGCGGACCCGAGCCGTCGGGAGCGGGGTCCCCCGGTCGCACGTCCGCGACCTCGACGACGCCGTCGGCCACGAAGTCGCGCCCGGCGACGAGCCCCGAGACGTGACGCCCGGCGGTGTTCGCGCCCGTGATCCACGTGGTGCCGTCGACGACCCGCGGATCGAGGAAGTACCGGAGTCCGGTCTCGCTGTCCGCGCCGAGGAACTGCCGCACCGAGCCCTCGGTCCCGTGCCCGGCAGCGGCCTCCTCGATGAACGACGCGGCCGTCGGACCGATGTAGCCCTTGACGAGCGACCGGTGCTTCGCGAAGTCCGCGTCCGTCGCGGGCTCCACCTCGGCCGGGGCGAAGGCGACCTCCGCACGCTTCAACTCGACCTCTCGGTCGCCGGGGAGCCCGACGACGACGATCTCGCGCGTGCCGTCGAGGTGGGTGAGCGCGAGCACCACGTTCTTCAGCGTGTCCGATGCGCTCCAGCCGCTTCCGTCGCGCGGCGCCACCGCGTTCGCGTGCTCCACGAGGCTCGCGATCGTCGGCGTCTCGGCCACGGGCAGGAGGACGGGTGCCGGGAGTCCGGTCGTGGGCGACGCCTCGGGCACCGGGGTCGTGTACGCCTCGATGTTCGCCGCGTACCCGCCGGCACTCCGCACGAACGTGTCCTCGCCGACGGCGATCGGGTGCAGGAACTCCTCGCTCCGGCTCCCACCCATCGCGCCGGCGTCCGCCTGCACGATCACGTACTCCAGGCCGAGGCGCGTGAAGATCCGCTCGTAGGCGTCGCGCATGACCTGGTAGCTGGCGTCGAGCCCGGCGTCGTCGATGTCGAACGAGTAGGCG
This window harbors:
- the infB gene encoding translation initiation factor IF-2; protein product: MAKPRVHEIASELGVDSKTALEKLKELGEFVKGPSSSIEPPVARKLRAALEASGATSSSATKPAAPKAAPRPQAPRPAAPAPAPAAPVEAEQPSVNDAPRPAAPMSVAERQAQAEAAQKAQAQKNQADKVDGAASSTAPKPGAARPGPKPGGARPGNNPYSSSQGMGSRPPRPGNNPFSQNQGMPRPGGGTGGIPRPQPPRPGAPRPGAPRPGGPGQGARPNGFGQRPGGPGRGGQGGGFQRPGGAGAGAGGGFQRPGFGPARPAGGGGRGRGPGGGTAGAFGRGGGKSRARKSKRTKRAEYEMRQAPSIGGVQVPRGDGNTVVRLRRGASISDFADKIDASPGNLVTVLFHLGEMATATESLDEATFEVLGEELGYKIQIVSPEDEDKELLEGFDIDLDAELDDEDDSVLVARPPVVTVMGHVDHGKTRLLDAIRNANVVAGEAGGITQHIGAYQVISEHEGIERPITFIDTPGHEAFTAMRARGAQVTDIAILVVAADDGIMPQTVEALNHAQAANVPIVVAVNKIDKEGANPAKVRQQLTEYGLVAEEYGGDVMFVDVSARNNTNIDALLEAVLLTADAGLDLRANPDKDARGVAIEARLDKGRGAVATVLIQSGTLHVGDAIVAGTAYGRVRAMMDENGNAVEAATPSRPVQVQGLSSVPRAGDTFLVTEEDRTARQIAEKREAVERNAQLAKARKRISLEDFTRALEEGKVDALNLIIKGDVSGAVEALEESLLKIEVDESVQLRIIHRGVGAVTESDVNLATVDNAIIIGFNVRPDTKARERAAREGVDIRFYSVIYSALEDIEQSLRGMLKPEFEEVQSGVAEIREVFRSSKFGNIAGVVVRSGTITRNAKARVIRDGVVLADGLAIESLRRFKDDVTEVRTDFEAGVGLGKYNDIQIGDEIETIEMVEKPRG
- a CDS encoding A/G-specific adenine glycosylase, producing the protein MATPLIAWFRQHGRDLPWRRPGFPAWGTMVSEIMLQQTQVARVVPRLEAWLARWPTPAALAADPPSEAVRAWDRLGYPRRALALHAAATAIVDRHEGVVPSDVDALLALPGIGDYTARAIAVFAFGLRHPVVDVNVRRVLARALLGQAEPGPANARRDLPLMAAVLPPDLEDAAATNAAVMELGALVCVAKRPACDVCPISDRCRWRAQGHPAHDGPRAPRQSRFAGSDRQVRGLIMAELRASDVPVTLDEIAMVWPDAEQRDRALRSLVRDGLAVGSDAVGYSLPGSA
- a CDS encoding proline--tRNA ligase: MVTRLSHLFLRTLRDDPSDAEVRSHKLLVRAGYIRRQAPGIFAWLPLGLRVKGRIEAIVRQEMTAAGAQEVHFPALLPREPYEATNRWTEYGDGIFRLQDRKGADYLLAPTHEEMFALIVKDLYSSYKDLPVTLFQIQDKYRDEARPRAGLLRGREFTMKDAYSFDIDDAGLDASYQVMRDAYERIFTRLGLEYVIVQADAGAMGGSRSEEFLHPIAVGEDTFVRSAGGYAANIEAYTTPVPEASPTTGLPAPVLLPVAETPTIASLVEHANAVAPRDGSGWSASDTLKNVVLALTHLDGTREIVVVGLPGDREVELKRAEVAFAPAEVEPATDADFAKHRSLVKGYIGPTAASFIEEAAAGHGTEGSVRQFLGADSETGLRYFLDPRVVDGTTWITGANTAGRHVSGLVAGRDFVADGVVEVADVRPGDPAPDGSGPLETARGMEIGHVFQLGRKYAEALGLKVQDERGKLATVTMGSYGIGITRIMAILAEAHNDDRGLVWPKDVAPFDVHVVATGKDQVAYDVASGIIAELEHAGMDVLYDDRPKVSPGVKFGDAELIGVPVVVVAGRNAGDGVVELWDRAAGERREVPVAEVLAAVRAI
- the rbfA gene encoding 30S ribosome-binding factor RbfA, which translates into the protein MADPQRARKMADRIQEIVARRLDKGIRDPRLGFVTITDVQVTGDLQHASVFYTVYGSDEERQDTAAALKSATGMLRSEVGKNITARLTPTLEFIADAVPENAAHIDALLAEARDRDAAARAQASAASYAGDADPYRHDDEDDDEHSADVVTRQADPGSE
- a CDS encoding YlxR family protein, whose amino-acid sequence is MPGSRPSEAGSRVEPVRTCIGSRRRAPRSSLLRVVARGDRVVVDPKAVMPGRGAWITPTVDAYELAVSRRAFRRALRLDREPDTSAVREYLERLRSGQDPVRDLDTTEQAERLMDN
- the nusA gene encoding transcription termination factor NusA, translating into MQIDLAVLRLMEREREIPFDELVTIIEQAILTAYQKHAAENGEPADPQARVELDRKSGQVRVYVPERDDDGTVVGESVDETNDFGRIAAFAAKQVINQRLRDIGDDKVLGEFRGKEGDIVAGVVQQGPNPRMVHVDLGTIEAILPPEEQVPGETYPHGQRLRVYVTSVGKGHKGPQITVSRTHPGLVRKLFALEVPEIASGVVEIVSMAREAGHRTKIAVKANEPGVNAKGACIGELGQRVRSVTNELGAEKIDIVDYSPDLATFVGNALSPAKVTSSFVIDKSTKAVRALVPDYQLSLAIGKEGQNARLAAKLTGARIDIQPDSILEGD